A region from the Pirellulales bacterium genome encodes:
- a CDS encoding phosphate ABC transporter substrate-binding protein — protein MIQFSKALPRFLLSALALIACGCSAEEASPGQADQINLSGLNGKLVLTGSSTMFPLIQEIARRFEAQHPEVHFEIQMGGSLRGISDARQRKADIGMSSRALNDNEHELFAYPIARDGVCFIVHADNPVQSLTDRQLADIYRGKVTNWKDVGGKNSTVTVISRTETRSELELVENSLHINRREIKAQSLAGDNPVAIDAVAKDPNAIVFVSVGEAERCKKAGAPLKLLPADGIAATEGNVRSGSFPLSRSLVLVTSDFPAGLKKAFIDFALSPQMTDLIRKYSFVPFVD, from the coding sequence ATGATTCAGTTCAGCAAGGCCCTCCCTCGTTTCCTGCTCTCGGCGCTTGCGCTGATCGCCTGCGGATGCTCGGCCGAAGAGGCGAGTCCGGGGCAAGCAGACCAAATCAACTTAAGCGGCTTGAACGGCAAGTTGGTGCTCACCGGCTCCAGCACGATGTTCCCGCTGATTCAGGAAATTGCTCGGCGGTTCGAAGCGCAGCACCCTGAGGTCCATTTCGAAATTCAGATGGGGGGTTCTCTCCGCGGGATCAGTGACGCGCGGCAGCGGAAGGCCGATATCGGCATGTCGTCGCGGGCGCTTAATGACAACGAACACGAACTGTTCGCGTATCCGATCGCTCGCGACGGCGTCTGCTTCATCGTTCATGCAGACAATCCGGTTCAGAGCCTCACCGACCGGCAACTCGCCGACATATACCGTGGCAAAGTGACGAATTGGAAGGACGTGGGAGGCAAGAACTCCACGGTCACCGTAATCAGCCGCACGGAAACCCGCAGCGAGCTAGAGCTAGTCGAAAACAGCCTCCACATCAACCGTCGCGAAATCAAGGCCCAATCGCTCGCCGGCGATAATCCAGTGGCGATCGACGCGGTGGCAAAGGACCCGAATGCGATCGTTTTCGTTTCGGTCGGCGAGGCGGAAAGATGCAAAAAAGCGGGCGCTCCGCTCAAGCTGCTGCCGGCGGACGGGATCGCGGCCACGGAGGGAAACGTCCGCTCGGGCAGTTTTCCTCTTTCGCGCTCTCTCGTCTTGGTGACATCGGATTTCCCGGCCGGATTGAAAAAGGCGTTTATCGACTTTGCGCTTTCGCCACAGATGACCGACTTGATTCGGAAGTACAGCTTTGTTCCTTTCGTCGATTGA
- a CDS encoding ATP-binding protein: protein MFDWLNKLSLRAKLLGGFAIVVGLMATACIVALVSQSWTQRAIDRFLDVDDVVESLSAQSGAAMLKARQHEKDFLLHYRLLGQREATARYMALLGMEVTTIHQNMARIRPSVQDPAVKEQTRQIDLALDRYQDGVTRFSKQIGGEGQAEVGLEGALRRKLRSIEVTVRGESLPELVVDLLAIQGEETDYLLRGLDRDTAPMHRAADLFKLDVARAALADETKSQLQARIDEYLTLFDNDAKIAALVEKYRSDANIVEPLLEALQTRVRNDQILTRDRVNAAVQASHWVLMSVGGVAIGLGLVVAQRCTRSITQGVGECLTFAEKLARGHMETRLSVRGRDEFGTMAVALNGMADAMAGAQRALQTELDERQRTNRILKQEIEDRIRAEQELEAAHQQLMVASRRAGMAEIASGVLHNVGNVLNSVNVSATLVLDRLQQSKVDQLTRVSGLIEQHQADLGQFITLDPKGKQVPGFLKLLAGHLTEERAQMLEELNSLHSKVEHIKTIVATQQSYAGVSGVIEPIDLHTLLDDAIKMNSSSFERHGIAVQREYAELPKLLLDKQKLLQILVNLVKNAKDAMLEPGQGEHRLDISTRLVDEDRLQIVLTDTGVGIPPENLLRIFSHGFTTKKTGHGFGLHSCANAAKEMGGSLQAESDGPGTGATFTLELPFQPAEEPACCTT from the coding sequence ATGTTCGACTGGCTCAACAAGCTCAGTTTGCGAGCAAAGCTGCTTGGCGGCTTCGCCATCGTGGTCGGCCTGATGGCCACCGCCTGCATCGTGGCATTGGTCAGTCAGAGCTGGACTCAACGGGCGATCGATCGGTTTCTCGACGTCGACGACGTCGTCGAAAGCCTCAGCGCGCAGAGCGGCGCGGCCATGCTCAAGGCGCGACAGCACGAAAAGGATTTCCTCCTGCATTACCGATTGCTTGGTCAACGCGAGGCAACGGCCCGATACATGGCCCTGCTCGGGATGGAAGTGACGACCATTCACCAAAACATGGCTCGGATTCGACCATCGGTCCAAGATCCGGCGGTGAAGGAGCAGACCCGTCAGATCGACCTGGCCCTCGACCGATATCAGGACGGGGTGACGCGGTTTAGCAAGCAAATCGGTGGAGAGGGCCAAGCCGAGGTCGGACTCGAAGGCGCCTTGCGGCGCAAACTCCGTTCGATTGAAGTTACCGTCCGAGGAGAGAGCTTGCCCGAACTCGTCGTCGATCTTCTTGCCATCCAGGGCGAGGAAACGGACTACTTGTTGCGCGGACTCGATCGAGACACGGCGCCGATGCACCGAGCTGCGGACCTATTCAAGCTCGACGTGGCTCGCGCCGCGCTCGCGGACGAGACGAAATCGCAACTCCAGGCCCGGATCGACGAATATCTGACGCTGTTCGATAACGACGCGAAGATCGCGGCCCTCGTGGAAAAATATCGGTCCGACGCAAACATTGTCGAGCCGCTCTTGGAAGCCCTCCAGACTCGCGTACGAAACGATCAGATCCTGACCCGTGATCGGGTGAACGCGGCGGTCCAGGCAAGCCATTGGGTCCTGATGAGCGTCGGCGGGGTCGCAATCGGTCTGGGGCTGGTCGTGGCGCAACGCTGTACGCGCAGCATTACGCAAGGCGTGGGCGAGTGCTTGACCTTCGCCGAGAAGCTGGCCCGAGGTCATATGGAAACTCGGCTCAGCGTGCGCGGCCGGGACGAGTTTGGCACGATGGCGGTCGCGCTCAACGGAATGGCCGACGCGATGGCCGGCGCTCAACGGGCCCTGCAAACCGAACTTGACGAACGCCAACGCACCAATCGGATATTGAAGCAGGAAATCGAAGACCGCATCCGGGCTGAGCAGGAACTCGAGGCCGCCCATCAGCAGTTAATGGTCGCCTCGAGAAGGGCCGGAATGGCCGAGATCGCCAGCGGAGTGCTGCACAACGTGGGCAACGTCCTCAACAGCGTCAACGTCTCCGCCACTTTGGTCCTCGATCGGCTCCAGCAGTCCAAGGTCGATCAACTCACGCGGGTCTCAGGACTCATCGAGCAGCACCAGGCCGATCTGGGGCAGTTCATTACCTTGGATCCGAAGGGGAAGCAAGTCCCCGGTTTCTTGAAGCTCCTCGCGGGCCATTTGACCGAGGAACGTGCTCAGATGCTCGAAGAGCTGAATTCCCTGCACTCCAAGGTCGAGCATATCAAGACGATCGTGGCCACGCAGCAATCGTATGCCGGCGTCTCGGGAGTCATCGAGCCGATCGACCTGCACACGTTGCTCGACGACGCGATCAAGATGAACTCCTCGTCGTTCGAGCGGCACGGCATCGCGGTCCAGCGCGAATACGCTGAGCTGCCCAAGCTGTTGCTCGACAAGCAGAAACTGCTGCAAATCCTGGTGAATTTGGTGAAGAACGCCAAGGACGCCATGCTGGAGCCGGGTCAGGGAGAGCACCGACTCGACATCAGCACGCGGCTGGTCGACGAAGACCGCCTCCAGATCGTTCTCACCGACACGGGAGTAGGAATTCCGCCGGAGAACCTGTTGCGGATCTTCTCGCACGGCTTCACGACCAAGAAAACGGGCCACGGCTTCGGCCTGCACAGTTGCGCCAACGCCGCCAAGGAGATGGGGGGCTCGCTCCAGGCCGAAAGCGATGGACCGGGAACCGGCGCCACCTTTACCCTCGAACTACCCTTTCAGCCCGCGGAGGAGCCCGCATGTTGCACGACCTGA
- a CDS encoding diguanylate cyclase — protein sequence MLHDLIPRILVIDDQESIHEDYQKIIGPRQFSSSALSEAVNELFGEQPLVTPSDDVNRYEIDSAYQGEEGLRRVQQALQEGRPYSVAFVDIRMPPGWDGVETVSRIWEIDPELLVVLCTAYSDYSWEEMVRRLGRTDRFLILKKPFENIEVRQLAMSLSEKWRVARTDMLTGLLNRRSFNEHLEREWNRSARQGHPLSCVLLDIDFFKRINDEHGHHEGDAALKLVANVLGEQSRAGDFVCRYGGEEFCVLLPDTNEEGATIWAERARTALAGAGFTAAGRIVRLSASFGVAQRADEIAGPHELLHRADQAMLVAKQSGRNRTVRFTSLASPIAAGLAEMPIALNLFQGVLARQVMTSPVLCLRNDSTAGEAANHFLETRVNAAPVIDAAGKLIGILSEKDVMWTMLWTDSWTKPIAEIMQTTVVSYAEDTPIQAIFDFLCRVTIRRVVVVRDGQPTGVISRASLLRWFTNWVASHHGHVSEGDGNGGGGPADRARPRMTEAAESLVQLAQRLLCELSDEEQDDLASPVVEGVSKMQELMNDLLAYSRHVHRIAVPEAQAC from the coding sequence ATGTTGCACGACCTGATCCCGCGAATCCTGGTGATCGACGATCAAGAGTCGATCCATGAGGATTATCAGAAAATCATCGGCCCCCGGCAGTTCAGCTCGTCGGCGCTCTCCGAGGCCGTCAACGAACTCTTCGGCGAGCAACCGCTCGTCACGCCGTCCGACGACGTCAACCGTTACGAAATCGACTCCGCCTATCAAGGCGAAGAAGGACTCCGCCGCGTACAGCAAGCGTTGCAAGAAGGGCGGCCCTATTCCGTCGCGTTCGTCGATATTCGAATGCCGCCGGGATGGGACGGCGTCGAGACGGTCTCACGAATTTGGGAGATCGATCCGGAGCTGCTCGTCGTGCTGTGCACGGCCTATTCGGATTATTCCTGGGAGGAGATGGTCCGGCGGCTCGGCCGCACCGACCGTTTCCTGATTCTGAAGAAGCCGTTCGAAAACATCGAAGTCCGCCAATTGGCCATGTCGCTCAGCGAAAAGTGGCGCGTTGCCCGCACCGACATGCTGACCGGATTGCTCAATCGTCGATCGTTTAACGAGCACCTCGAGCGGGAGTGGAATCGTTCGGCGCGCCAGGGCCATCCGCTCTCCTGCGTGTTGCTGGACATCGACTTCTTCAAACGGATTAACGACGAACACGGCCACCACGAAGGCGACGCTGCCTTGAAACTCGTCGCAAACGTCCTTGGTGAGCAAAGCCGGGCGGGAGATTTCGTCTGCCGTTACGGCGGCGAGGAATTCTGCGTGCTGCTGCCCGACACGAACGAAGAGGGAGCCACGATTTGGGCCGAGCGGGCTCGCACGGCGCTCGCCGGCGCCGGTTTCACGGCGGCGGGCCGAATCGTGCGGCTCTCGGCCAGCTTCGGCGTGGCCCAACGCGCCGACGAAATTGCCGGGCCTCACGAGCTGCTCCACCGGGCCGACCAGGCCATGTTGGTCGCCAAGCAATCCGGCCGCAATCGAACCGTCCGGTTTACCTCGCTGGCCAGTCCGATCGCCGCGGGATTGGCCGAAATGCCGATCGCCCTCAATCTTTTCCAGGGCGTACTTGCCCGCCAAGTGATGACCTCGCCGGTCTTATGCCTGCGAAACGACTCGACCGCGGGGGAGGCGGCCAACCATTTTCTCGAAACGCGCGTCAACGCGGCGCCGGTGATCGACGCGGCGGGGAAACTGATCGGCATCCTGTCGGAAAAGGACGTCATGTGGACGATGCTTTGGACCGACTCCTGGACCAAGCCCATTGCGGAGATCATGCAGACCACGGTCGTGTCGTACGCCGAAGACACCCCGATCCAGGCGATCTTCGATTTCTTGTGCCGAGTGACGATCCGCCGCGTGGTCGTCGTTCGCGACGGCCAGCCGACCGGAGTCATCAGCCGCGCGAGCTTGCTGCGGTGGTTTACCAATTGGGTCGCTAGTCATCACGGCCACGTTTCGGAGGGCGATGGAAATGGTGGCGGCGGTCCCGCCGACCGGGCGCGTCCGCGGATGACTGAGGCCGCCGAATCGCTGGTGCAACTCGCCCAGAGGCTGTTATGCGAGCTGAGCGATGAGGAGCAAGACGATCTCGCGTCTCCGGTCGTCGAGGGCGTTTCGAAAATGCAGGAGTTGATGAACGACCTCTTGGCCTATTCCAGGCACGTCCACCGGATCGCGGTTCCCGAAGCTCAGGCGTGCTAA